A genome region from Triticum aestivum cultivar Chinese Spring chromosome 2B, IWGSC CS RefSeq v2.1, whole genome shotgun sequence includes the following:
- the LOC123039915 gene encoding cytochrome P450 85A1-like — protein MSLLLVLISVVVGMVGLLLWWNEVRYGRRGNVCLPPGTMGWPLFGETTEFLKHGPSFMKRKGLRYGRLFRTHILGCPTVACMDPELNRRMLLQGESSGLVPGYPQSMLDILGRNNIAAVHGPLHRAMWGAILGLLHPAAIRASLLPKIDAFVRSHLDGWSGCIVDVQAKTKEMTLLSALNQIAGITPGPLSDTLKTELYTLVLGTISLPINLLGTRYYQGLHARKKLVSMLEQMIAERRSSIQAHDDMLDALLRSGDDGAREKLSDEQIIDLIITLIYSGYETMSTTSMMVVKYLSDHPRALQDLRREHLDIRKGKSSEEAIDYEDFKSMAFTRAVIFETLRLATVVNGLMRKTTQDVEMNGYVIPKAWRIYVHTREINYDPFMYPDPTTFNPWRWLEKNMESHPYFMMFGGGGRMCPGKEVGTVEIATFLHYFVTRYRWEEEGRNTILRFPRVEAPNGLYIRVQDY, from the exons ATGTCGCTCCTCCTGGTGCTGATCAGTGTTGTGGTCGGCATGGTCGGCCTGCTGCTTTGGTGGAACGAGGTAAGGTACGGCAGGAGAGGGAATGTGTGCCTACCGCCGGGGACAATGGGGTGGCCTCTGTTCGGCGAGACCACCGAGTTCCTCAAGCATGGGCCGAGCTTCATGAAGCGGAAGGGGCTCAG ATACGGGAGGCTTTTCCGGACGCACATTCTGGGGTGCCCCACAGTGGCGTGCatggaccccgagctcaaccgccGGATGCTGCTCCAGGGCGAGTCCAGCGGCCTGGTCCCTGGCTACCCGCAGTCCATGCTCGATATCCTCGGCCGCAACAACATCGCTGCCGTGCATGGCCCGCTACACCGAGCCATGTGGGGTGCCATACTCGGTCTCCTACACCCCGCCGCGATCCGCGCCAGCCTCCTTCCCAAGATCGACGCCTTCGTGCGCTCCCACCTCGATGGATGGTCCGGCTGCATCGTCGACGTCCAGGCAAAGACCAAGGAG ATGACCTTGCTATCCGCACTCAATCAAATCGCCGGCATCACCCCTGGCCCACTCTCCGACACCCTCAAGACAGAGTTATACACCCTTGTGCTCGGCACCATCTCCTTGCCCATCAACCTTCTAGGGACTAGGTATTACCAGGGCTTGCATGCGAGGAAGAAGCTCGTGTCCATGCTAGAGCAGATGATCGCGGAGCGGAGGTCCTCTATTCAAGCTCACGATGACATGCTGGACGCTCTATTGAGAAGCGGCGATGATGGGGCCAGGGAAAAGCTCAGTGATGAGCAGATAATTGACTTGATCATCACCCTTATTTACTCCGGCTATGAGACCATGTCGACGACCTCGATGATGGTTGTCAAGTACCTGTCGGACCACCCACGGGCTCTTCAAGATCTTAGG AGAGAGCATCTTGATATCAGGAAGGGGAAATCCTCGGAGGAGGCCATCGACTACGAGGATTTCAAGTCCATGGCCTTCACTCGAGCT GTCATCTTTGAGACGCTAAGATTAGCCACAGTCGTGAATGGGCTGATGAGGAAAACTACTCAGGATGTAGAAATGAATG GGTATGTCATTCCAAAAGCCTGGAGAATCTATGTTCACACAAGGGAGATAAACTACGATCCATTCATGTACCCTGACCCGACAACCTTTAACCCATGGAGATGGTTG GAGAAGAACATGGAATCGCACCCATATTTCATGATGTTCGGAGGAGGTGGCCGGATGTGCCCCGGAAAGGAGGTGGGCACGGTAGAGATCGCGACTTTCCTCCACTATTTCGTGACTCGATACAG ATGGGAGGAGGAAGGCAGGAACACCATCTTGAGATTCCCCCGGGTGGAAGCTCCCAACGGGCTATATATCCGAGTTCAAGATTACTGA